The following proteins are encoded in a genomic region of [Eubacterium] hominis:
- a CDS encoding FprA family A-type flavoprotein: MECVRKVCDDLYWVGGNDHRLALFENIHPIPRGVSYNSYLLLDEKTVLFDTVDWSIGRQFLENVAAVLKGRDLDYLIINHMEPDHAASIEEILLRYPNVTVISTEKGFLLMRQFGFDVEKMEEVKEGDTRCFGTHTITFVEAPMVHWPEAMVSFDITNGVLFSADAFGSFGALDGKLFNDEVNFDRDWIDDARRYYTNIVGKYGAHVQALLKKAATIDIKMICPLHGPVWRNDLGYILDKYQHWSTYEPEEKGVLIAYASMYGNTENAAHVLATKLVEKGMHNVALYDVSNTHVSQLISETFKYSHLVLASVTYNLGIYPVMHNFLMDMKALNVQKRVVGIIENGSWAPKSGSLMKECLDEMKQMSILNEELSFVSSMNDANRNEMDALVDGILDSMKDA, from the coding sequence ATGGAATGCGTAAGAAAAGTATGTGATGATTTATATTGGGTAGGTGGAAATGACCATCGACTTGCGTTATTTGAAAATATTCATCCAATTCCAAGAGGTGTTTCCTATAACTCCTATCTTCTTTTGGATGAAAAAACAGTGCTGTTTGATACAGTTGATTGGTCTATTGGGCGCCAGTTCTTAGAAAATGTAGCAGCTGTATTAAAAGGACGAGATCTGGATTATCTGATTATTAATCATATGGAACCAGACCATGCGGCAAGTATAGAAGAAATCCTGTTGCGTTATCCAAATGTTACCGTGATTTCTACAGAAAAAGGCTTCCTGTTAATGCGCCAGTTTGGCTTTGATGTGGAAAAAATGGAAGAAGTAAAAGAAGGCGATACCAGATGTTTTGGTACACATACGATTACATTCGTAGAAGCACCTATGGTACACTGGCCAGAAGCCATGGTAAGCTTTGATATTACCAATGGGGTATTATTCTCTGCCGATGCCTTTGGCTCATTCGGTGCCTTAGATGGCAAGCTGTTCAATGATGAAGTGAACTTTGATCGTGATTGGATTGATGATGCTAGACGCTACTATACCAATATTGTTGGGAAATATGGTGCACATGTACAGGCATTATTGAAAAAAGCTGCGACGATCGATATCAAGATGATTTGTCCGCTTCATGGACCGGTATGGCGTAATGATTTAGGATATATCCTTGATAAATATCAACACTGGAGCACATATGAACCAGAAGAAAAAGGTGTATTAATTGCCTATGCTTCTATGTATGGAAATACTGAAAATGCCGCTCATGTGTTAGCCACAAAACTTGTGGAAAAAGGTATGCACAATGTAGCACTTTATGATGTATCAAATACACACGTATCTCAGCTGATTTCTGAAACCTTTAAATACAGTCATCTAGTATTAGCCAGCGTGACATATAATTTAGGTATCTATCCGGTTATGCATAATTTCCTTATGGATATGAAAGCACTAAATGTTCAAAAACGTGTGGTGGGTATCATTGAAAATGGTTCTTGGGCACCAAAATCTGGCAGCTTAATGAAAGAATGCTTAGATGAAATGAAACAGATGAGTATTCTGAATGAAGAATTATCCTTTGTATCCAGTATGAACGATGCAAATCGTAATGAAATGGATGCTTTGGTAGATGGTATTTTAGATTCCATGAAAGATGCTTAA
- a CDS encoding enhanced serine sensitivity protein SseB — translation MDIQKPVTNPTLVEAMKHYDETQSLEDLNHMIDEVMKADFLCPVMMDIKEKPDENGTVTLKESTIIQFAMISNSNNESFFLAFTDWKELKKWQDVAQQQTVVMHFDDYASLVLKEDGNASGFVINPFHENKLFTKDLIANLKQQLDARTPVQKERVEKDETITYGQPKDDPNEMVQALKKAAKRIKDVHAIYLQFMVRNAEESWLLIVDHCGDQTTVFDQLAKAAMPYRKGFPIYFVPLHDDFSMNVVKNIEPFYKTLFYKKPVIKQAPVAIIEDCFAMKDGSCVLGVEVVQGSFQEGDLVDVMDGQEILFDCKIAGIEQPTGRIKTAGADQKGKYGAHFGFWIKDHTKEEFEKGYQLRK, via the coding sequence ATGGATATACAAAAACCAGTTACCAATCCTACCTTAGTGGAGGCAATGAAACACTATGATGAAACGCAAAGCCTGGAAGATTTAAATCATATGATTGATGAGGTCATGAAGGCAGATTTTTTATGTCCTGTAATGATGGATATCAAAGAAAAACCAGATGAAAATGGTACTGTTACATTAAAGGAATCTACGATCATTCAATTTGCGATGATTTCTAATTCTAATAATGAAAGCTTCTTTTTGGCATTTACAGATTGGAAGGAATTAAAGAAATGGCAGGATGTTGCACAACAACAAACTGTTGTGATGCATTTTGATGATTATGCTTCCTTGGTTTTAAAGGAAGATGGAAACGCAAGTGGTTTTGTGATCAATCCATTTCATGAAAATAAACTGTTCACAAAAGATCTGATTGCAAATCTGAAACAGCAATTAGACGCAAGAACACCTGTGCAAAAAGAACGTGTAGAAAAAGATGAAACGATAACTTATGGACAGCCAAAAGACGATCCCAATGAAATGGTACAGGCATTAAAAAAAGCTGCGAAAAGAATAAAAGATGTGCATGCAATCTATTTACAGTTTATGGTGCGAAATGCTGAAGAAAGCTGGCTGCTCATTGTGGATCATTGTGGAGATCAAACAACAGTATTTGATCAGTTAGCAAAAGCCGCAATGCCTTATAGAAAAGGATTTCCAATTTATTTTGTGCCACTGCACGATGATTTTTCAATGAATGTAGTGAAAAATATAGAACCCTTTTATAAGACGTTATTTTATAAAAAACCAGTGATAAAACAAGCACCTGTTGCGATTATAGAAGATTGTTTCGCTATGAAAGATGGCTCCTGTGTATTAGGCGTAGAGGTTGTACAGGGAAGCTTTCAGGAAGGTGATCTTGTGGACGTGATGGATGGACAGGAGATTCTTTTTGATTGTAAGATTGCAGGCATAGAACAGCCAACAGGTCGTATAAAAACAGCTGGTGCTGATCAAAAAGGTAAATATGGTGCCCATTTTGGATTCTGGATCAAAGATCATACAAAAGAAGAATTCGAAAAAGGATATCAATTAAGAAAATAG
- a CDS encoding HD domain-containing protein gives MKQEQLHFFKTTVEELLSQASLKQMQSYTQHGDISTLTHSILVAYYSYAMNCHLHLHSDEKSLITGALLHDYFLYDWHEKEKWHKWHGFRHANFAYHNALRDFNINAKEAEIIRKHMWPLTIIPPTCREAWVVNAVDTFSSVMEVLIAHRIFHTLKRKYMHHPLTVLGVSI, from the coding sequence ATGAAACAGGAACAATTACATTTTTTTAAAACCACAGTGGAAGAACTGCTGTCACAGGCATCTTTAAAACAGATGCAAAGTTATACACAGCATGGTGATATTTCAACGCTGACACACAGCATTTTGGTTGCTTATTACAGTTATGCGATGAATTGTCATCTACACTTGCACAGTGATGAAAAAAGTCTGATTACAGGGGCATTATTACATGATTATTTCCTGTATGACTGGCATGAAAAAGAAAAATGGCATAAATGGCATGGCTTTCGTCATGCGAATTTCGCATATCATAATGCATTACGTGATTTTAATATCAATGCAAAAGAAGCAGAAATCATACGAAAACATATGTGGCCATTGACGATTATTCCCCCAACCTGTAGAGAGGCATGGGTTGTGAATGCTGTGGATACCTTTTCCAGTGTGATGGAAGTGTTGATTGCTCATCGTATCTTTCACACGTTAAAACGAAAATATATGCATCATCCACTCACCGTGTTAGGAGTAAGTATATGA
- a CDS encoding MmcQ/YjbR family DNA-binding protein: protein MENEVTRRARCNFHKLIAYGFEKQVGQYIYHTIMMDVFNVEIHVDEEGNLSGKLYDMESGEEYVNHRIKQQTGEFVSKMREAYFEILYDIVTNCYDAQPFIGNQSNRIAVYLKETYGTTPEFLWKKYPGHGVFRNTQNQKWYGIILNIHASKIMNEDKEIEILDVKIKPEQLEELLNKPGYYPAYHMNKKNWITLVLDETLSDEEIKQHLDESFHLSNCKK, encoded by the coding sequence ATGGAAAATGAAGTAACCAGAAGAGCACGTTGTAATTTCCATAAGCTAATCGCATATGGTTTTGAAAAACAAGTAGGACAATACATATATCACACCATCATGATGGATGTTTTCAATGTGGAAATTCATGTTGATGAGGAAGGAAATTTAAGTGGAAAACTATATGATATGGAAAGTGGAGAAGAATATGTCAATCATCGGATCAAACAACAAACGGGAGAATTTGTGTCAAAAATGAGAGAAGCATATTTTGAAATTCTATATGATATTGTAACAAATTGTTACGATGCACAGCCATTTATAGGAAATCAGTCAAATAGAATCGCTGTATATCTGAAAGAAACCTATGGAACAACACCAGAGTTTTTGTGGAAAAAATATCCTGGACATGGCGTGTTTCGTAATACACAAAATCAAAAATGGTATGGTATTATTCTAAATATCCATGCATCAAAAATTATGAATGAAGATAAAGAAATAGAAATTTTAGATGTAAAAATAAAACCAGAGCAATTAGAAGAACTTTTAAATAAACCAGGATATTATCCAGCTTATCATATGAACAAAAAAAACTGGATCACACTGGTACTTGATGAAACACTCAGTGATGAAGAAATCAAACAGCACTTAGATGAGAGCTTTCATTTATCAAATTGTAAAAAATAA
- the rlmH gene encoding 23S rRNA (pseudouridine(1915)-N(3))-methyltransferase RlmH, whose protein sequence is MIKIVAVGKLKEKALRMQIEEYEKRLRPFTKLEIIEVPDENAPQSNSEAENEIVKDKEGERLLSKIKDGEYVILLDLWGEMIDSIAFAKKLESIQIYQSPNITFVIAGSLGPSKDVVKRADYRWKLSDLTFTHQMTRVLVLEQIYRGYMIQHHNPYHK, encoded by the coding sequence ATGATAAAAATAGTGGCAGTAGGTAAGTTAAAAGAAAAAGCTCTGCGAATGCAGATTGAAGAATATGAAAAACGTCTTCGTCCTTTCACAAAACTGGAAATTATAGAAGTGCCAGATGAAAACGCCCCACAAAGCAATAGTGAGGCGGAAAATGAAATCGTAAAGGATAAAGAAGGCGAACGTCTGTTAAGCAAAATCAAAGATGGAGAATATGTGATCTTATTAGATTTATGGGGAGAAATGATTGATAGCATCGCCTTTGCGAAGAAACTAGAATCTATACAGATCTATCAAAGTCCTAATATCACATTTGTTATAGCCGGTAGTTTGGGACCATCAAAAGATGTTGTAAAACGTGCGGATTATCGCTGGAAACTAAGTGATTTGACATTTACACATCAAATGACCAGAGTCCTAGTATTAGAACAGATTTACAGAGGATATATGATTCAGCATCATAATCCATATCATAAATAA